Proteins encoded by one window of Synechococcus sp. MVIR-18-1:
- the dapB gene encoding 4-hydroxy-tetrahydrodipicolinate reductase, with amino-acid sequence MSDIQTGSIPVVVTGALGRMGAEVIRAVQMAPDCHLVGAVDNTPGKEGQDVGELLGLHALEVAVTADLEGCLCSASQAVRDAGPGKGAVMVDFTHPSVVYANTRAAIAYGVHPVIGTTGLSPAQLDDLQSFSDKASIGGAVIPNFSVGMVLLQQAAAAAARFYDHAELTELHHNRKADAPSGTCIKTAELMEELGKQFNESEVDEHESLAGSRGGQRPSGLRLHSLRLPGLVAHQEVMFGSPGETYTLRHDTIDRAAYMPGVLLCVRKVRQLPTLVYGLERLL; translated from the coding sequence ATGAGCGACATCCAGACCGGCTCGATCCCCGTTGTGGTGACTGGTGCGCTGGGTCGAATGGGTGCAGAAGTGATTCGGGCTGTGCAAATGGCTCCTGATTGCCATTTGGTGGGTGCAGTGGACAACACGCCTGGCAAAGAAGGCCAAGACGTAGGCGAATTACTTGGGCTTCATGCTCTTGAAGTGGCTGTGACTGCTGACCTAGAGGGCTGCTTGTGCTCTGCGAGTCAGGCGGTTCGTGATGCAGGGCCTGGGAAAGGAGCCGTCATGGTGGATTTCACCCATCCATCTGTGGTGTATGCCAACACCAGAGCTGCGATTGCCTACGGAGTTCATCCCGTGATCGGGACTACGGGGCTATCGCCCGCCCAACTCGATGACCTCCAATCCTTTTCTGATAAGGCATCTATTGGTGGGGCTGTGATTCCCAATTTTTCAGTGGGGATGGTGTTGCTTCAACAGGCGGCTGCCGCTGCTGCTCGTTTTTATGACCATGCCGAGCTGACGGAGCTCCATCACAACCGTAAGGCCGATGCTCCAAGTGGAACCTGTATCAAAACTGCCGAACTGATGGAGGAGCTAGGCAAACAATTCAATGAATCAGAAGTGGATGAGCATGAATCGCTTGCTGGAAGTCGGGGAGGACAGCGGCCAAGTGGCCTGCGCTTGCATTCCTTGAGATTGCCTGGTCTCGTGGCGCATCAGGAAGTGATGTTTGGCTCCCCTGGAGAGACCTATACCCTGCGCCACGACACGATTGACCGGGCTGCCTATATGCCAGGCGTTTTGCTCTGCGTCCGTAAGGTCAGACAGTTACCGACGCTCGTGTACGGCCTCGAGCGTCTTCTTTAA
- a CDS encoding high light inducible protein, which translates to MTQASTNAATIRGATVTTEDGGRLNAFATEPRMEVVDVESGWGFHERAEKLNGRMAMLGFIALLATELAMGGEAFTRGLLGIG; encoded by the coding sequence ATGACTCAAGCCTCTACAAACGCAGCAACCATCCGCGGCGCAACCGTGACCACGGAAGATGGTGGGCGTCTCAATGCATTCGCAACTGAGCCACGCATGGAAGTTGTAGACGTGGAAAGCGGCTGGGGCTTTCACGAGCGCGCAGAAAAGTTGAATGGCCGCATGGCCATGCTCGGATTCATTGCCTTACTTGCAACTGAATTGGCCATGGGTGGTGAAGCCTTCACCCGTGGACTTCTTGGCATCGGCTAA